TTCAATGACGCAAATTTAAGGCTATATCCATTATAACGCCATTCGTCATAGTTCCGATGAATTGTGTATGCTCTGcaataacatattttatataatttcgTTTTAGACATCAATAATTTGCCCCGCTAAAAccttatttaaatattgcccGTTGAACTCGAGTCctcaataattcaatttacttttattacaGAACCATGACTTTAGTCCAACCCTCTCCTGAAATGCAAATCCACATCAGAAAGGTCTTAAACGAGGACGTAGATCGCAGACAATCCGATTTGGAACACATCAAAGAGTGGTTGCTGAAGCAGCCTCATTTGCCCGACACTTGGGGTAAAATGTACCCTATTTCgtcaagaaaaaatacaaatttcctCTTTATCTAACTCTAGATGATTCGCGCATCATGACCTTCCTCAGAGGCTGTAAATTCTCACTGGAGAAGACCAAAAGAAAGCTGGACATGTACTTTACAATGCGCACTGCCTGTCCTGAGTTCTTCTCAAATCGCGATATTACCAGGCCAGAGTTACAACATATAACCACGCTTGGgtacaaaatgtttttacatCTCAtatgaaacttaaaaaaaaaattccagccACCTCCCCCCATTGCCAGGTCTAACCCCCGATGGAAAACGGATCATAGTCATGCGTGGTAAAGACAAGGACATTGACACCCCCCCATTGTCTGACGTTTGCAAGATAGTACTAATGATTGGAGATATTCGATTGGCCGCTGAAGAAACTGGAGTGGCCGGTGATGTTTATATTCTGGATGCCAGCATTGCTAGCGCTAGCCATTTCTCTAAAGTCTCTCCATCATTCGCCAAGAAGTTCTTAGTTTGCGTCCAGGAGGCTTATCCAGTCAAGCTTAAAGAAGTACATGTAGTCAACGTGTCCCCATTAGTGGACACTATAGTTCAGTTCGTGAAACCTTTCCTCAAGGAGAAAATCAGGAATCGCATTCATTTGCATTCGAGTTTAAGTACTCTACACGAAATGATTCCCAAAGAAATCTTACCAGAGGAATATGGAGGTACGGCAGGAAAGCTTCAAGACTTCCATGGTGAGCTTTATTATAGGGAGTCTGGAGAGGGTGATAATAAGAATTGGGGGATTTTAGATGCCTGGATGAAGAAACTGGAGGAGTACGGGCCCTGGTTCAAGGCCCAAGAAGACATCAAGGCTGACGAGTCGAAACGTCCAGGGAAGCCTACCAATTATGATGATCTTTTCGGGATTGATGGGAGTTTTAGGCAACTAACTATTGACTAATGAGATATGGAGatttaggaaaataattttatatgtttacacgttattttaaaatcacatttatTTGCTCATGTTCTAccgttataatattttttaatacaatttttttatatttaaattgtagTTTGCGTGGTCCAGTTTCAGTGTCTTTAAACCAAATGGGAATTTTATTAGTAcagaaaatttcagttttagtgTCCTTTTTTGTCGACATATACTACCAGAACCATTATACTAtgagattatttaaatttcatatctagccagCTGTGGAATTctacacaagagaaatagaagataaaaagtaggtcgtagcttgatcatatgccgcaaaattacgttaaaattaatttatgataaAGGGACCGAGTGAGGTTAggttgctttatttatttttattgacgtacgttcttttcttcaacaaacttcACAGTTCActagatataaaatttaaatgatctctctgtaTTAGGTTAATACTTTAAGAAATAGTTGGtcaccatattgtcaaaaACATGCACCCAgcatattatcaaaaaacatATGTCAAACCTTGAAGgaaacctttaaaatttaaattacggACAAGAAGAGTGCCGGTTTTATGAAAAAGGGGGTATAAGGTTACACGACGGCTCAGGGAGACAGATTTTCTTGATTGGCGGTTTTTCTATGGGGTAGGGAatggtgattaaaaatttcattcagtGCGCCAGACTTGTTAAAACCGACCCCGAACAAGAATTAAATATTCGTTAATTAGGGCACAAAATTACATTCATGTATAATCCGAAAATCTCTGATTAGAGACTTCAGAATTACTTAAACATCGAAAAAagcatgaaaaaaatgtattcacaTGAAGTTCAATACAAACATAGAAAAATCACTGATTTAATTAACCAAAATCCTCTGAATCGGAAATCCacaattaatacaaaaatttcccCCTCCATTCCTCCGCCCGCATTTCGCACATTGAATCCCTTCCTCCATAATCGGAATGAACCCTTCAGCACCTCCTGGCAACACCTCTAACTTCGATACCACCTTCATGAGTTTGACCAATGGAGCGGCCTCCACCAGTGGATTCGACATCACCACGTTGGGCTctggaataaaataatgagCCAACGTGCCGTGGTATGGAGAAACCACCCAATTATTAGTCTTCGAAAGGGATTGAGTAAGTACTTTTTCCTGTGGGAAATCAAAGTTCAAAACTGAACTATTGGGGATTTGATTGGTTCCTCTGGAAGATCCCAAATCTAGGTTTGTGTTAGATAATTTTGGGGCTGGAATTGAGGTTGGATCAGTCATTGGTTGTTCAGGACTCACTTCCACGATTAAGGTGATTAAGTCGTCCATGTCCTTGAGGAACTTTTTGTCGTGCGAGGTTGAGGAATTTATCTTATTATTATCGTGGCATTTATTCGAACGCTCTTGTGTTGATACAGCTGCAGTAGAATTGTCACACGTTAAGGCCCTTAAAGCctttttcagaatattttcaatcagtTCAAATTCAGCGCAGTCAGTCGTGTTCTTTATGTCTTTTATCTGATGCTTCTTCTTATGGTACTTCTTCTGATGCTTCGCACTCTCTAGAATATTACGATGACTGGCTCTTAGTTCCTCCTTTCTTTTTCTCACTTTTTCCTCTTCCTTGAGACTTTCTTCTGCTTTGGCCCTTCGAGTTGCGTTTACCTTTACTACTTCCCCCTTTATTTGACTTCCTCTTAGATTCCTTGCTACAAAACACTGAATTGTCTTCCCGTGCTTCAGCAAAGAATTTTGCCTTACCACTTGCAGCACGAGCATGCGGATTTACCAAGTCCTCTTTCGTCAGAGGACGACCTCCTATAAAAACCTGGTCCCGTTGTCCTGGAAAATCCTGAATGCACTTGGGCTGTCTGTCGAAGTACTCCCTCAATTGGAAGGGCAAATAACGCCCATTTGGGGTGTCGTTCCAGAAGTAGAAATTGGGGAATGCGAACGGTACAGGTTGGGGGTAGGGGTGGTAATAGTGCGGGGGTCCAGAAAATCTTGGAGGAAAGTAATCCATTTGGGGATTATTGtctaaaattttgtatttaatcaATTATAGATTTAGTTCTGCTTTAAGTCcataatgttaataatttaccaTAGTGTTGGTTTCGGCACTGAGGAGGAATTTTCATAATGTGACTGCTGCCATCATCTTGACTTCCTCCAAAATGGATTAGAACCTGAGCATTTGCAGAGTTGAGCTTTGGTTCCTTAGAGATAACTGAGGGCTCTGTCGAGGTCGCTACTTCTGAAGACTGAAAATTATTCCTCTCCACTATCTCCAGATGATCAAAGTTGATTTTAGATAGGTCCTTGGGGGTGCGAAAAGTCTTGGCCAAATCACATTGCGTAGCAAATACCTAAGTTATGGCAACTCGTTAGATGGCTTTCCTAACACTTACCTAGACTTACCTCTAAAGCTGGACTGAATAGCAAGCTGACCAGTACTCTGTAACACAGTAACATCATTCAGTTACTCAGACAACGCAATGAAAACACGATATTTTATATGTTgaaggtaaaaattttaaacaaaaacattaaacaatGATTTTGTTATGGGTTTACTGACTCTGCTGGGTGTTATTAAAAGGGGATGACCGTGAAATGGGGGTGACCATGACTCTCGTTTGAGTGCATTAGCTGATGAAGAGCTATTTTTGGTTCCATTTTAGGATGGAAAAGGGGCCACCAATGAAGATTTCAGCTCAATAGGATATTCATGTTGGTTGTACGTGCTCCCCCTTGGTAGCTGCACCGATTTTCTGGGGGGGGTCGACGGACTTTTCTGATCATGGTTTTTCTTGGAGGTAAAGGGGCGATGATTAAACATTTCGCCTAGGGCTCCAGACTCGCTAAAGCCGGTCTTGCTTGGTGGTGCGGGGTATTAGGGGGAGGGGGATTATTCCAGGTAAgtgtaaaaataatcaaaacgCGATATGTACTAATCCCTGAGGCATATCAGATTGAGAAGTCGCTCTTAATAACCAATACGAGTTTAGTTTAAATCGGTTTCACAATATTCAATTCGAAGGTCAGAATCCTGCACCTTCACCTTCTCGTAGCGGACTTTGTTGCATTTTAGGGCCCGTGACTCATGGCCATGGGAAAGACgcattaaagtaaataaataaatggaaacaAGTAACAGGCTTTACTTTTACCGTACCGATAGCCGTGAGAGACGGTGGTCAAAATAAGGCGATGCCCACTGGTCGTGTAAATTCATCGCTGCCGCAATGGCGACTGAGACGTGAACGAAGCCTGCATCAACATATGAAATgaacaaaaagttaaataaacaataacgtttttttaattaaattgcccTAAAACGGCCTCTTCTGGCACTTTTTTATGCATAGTTTTAcctttgatttatttatgctCAAACTAGGCAcgattaaaataacaataaacgAGTCATCCACCACACGGCCAGCCGCTGATTGGTCTACACCTGCAGGTGACGAATCGTTTTACAGGGTTACAATCAGTTTAATTTCCGTTACTTTTGCACGCACCTACCCCATAGTccaattgttaattattattgtttgcaACATTTTGCCATTCTCAcatatttcaacttttaattcatcaaattatttCAGCAATAAGCTCACATATCGttctttatttcattttaagagAGCCTAAGTACGGTCCTGTCCAGTAGCTTTGCTGTGATTGTGCGCGTGCGTTTGTTTGGATCGTGTCCATTTTGAGACAAAATAGACTTtagaaatatctcgaaaacggctaAAGCTGTCGATTTGGGATTACCAGAGATCGTAAGAGGGGGTAGAGGAGCGCATTGATGCACTATGACTATTTACCAAAAACTCATGTAGTTTCACATCATAGTTCCTCTCGCTTtcgcaaaattttcaaattcatctccagatttttacaaataacttgtttcaatgtaatttttgtcacatatacataatataatcAGTTCAAACACACGAAGGGCATTACAAGAGGTGATTTTTCCGACACTTTTACCTCTAACAGTGAAAAAGCCAAATTTGAATAGTTGTTCTTGCACAGTCGTGAAATTTTCAACTGAAATCGATTGTGTTTGAATGATCGCGAGACTGGCCTGATATCACCAGGTAAATTAGAGGTAAGGCAGGATTAACACAAACACCAGTGGATTTCTTCCCCTTCAAAATGTCCTCCAAATGGCCATTTGTGGCCGCTGTTGTAACGCGTATTTAAcctaaagtttttttgaaacgGTGAAAGCTACTGACTTATGTTTTTCAGCAGGTCAAAGAGAAGGAAAATGTGTATCTTTATGCAAAAAACGTATGAGTTTctggttaatttttaaaaaaccataacattttcagtaattttacaTTGATTTTTTACCTTCAGTTAAGAACTGTGAACTTtctctgaaattttaaagtacaATTTTATATAGCTCTTGAGACTCCTTTCACGAAATCCCAGCGCACGGACTACAGCCGTAATATTAGCTCGCTAGATGTCGCTGAGAAACAACTCTACCGCAAGGAGAAACTAGAAATTTGATGTCCGATTTTCCCTTTATTGCATAGCGGatagaattttataaattatgatTTCCCATAGAAACATCGTGGAGACAATAGaggaatttatttatgtaataactACAACTTTCCTATAGAAAATCCTATTTACAACCAGAGATCATGTAAGCTGCCAAATATCACTATTAACTATATACAGAATAACCATTCCTCGTTTATGTTTATGACAATGGGAAAGTGTTGCACTTCTATATTTTTCCATCTCAATTCTGCACGCacctaaaacaaaaatctCATGTATTTCTGCACCCTTCCACATCAGAGATAATGTGGAAAAATAGAGATGGGCAACatccctttaaaaaaaaaaataacaaatttccatattacctttaacaacaaaaacacAACAAAAACCATTTAATACCTAAACCTCAACTCTCCCACCTTCTCCTTAGCTCTCTGCATCACCTCTTCGTGCCTCCTCTTAATTTCCGTCATAACATCCCTCACATCCTTCTTCATTGGCAATTTATTCGTCGCTTTATTGTTGCCCATCAACTCATTAAGTTCCACCCCACAGTCCTCAAATCTCTTCTGAAGAT
The DNA window shown above is from Euwallacea similis isolate ESF13 chromosome 2, ESF131.1, whole genome shotgun sequence and carries:
- the LOC136419230 gene encoding alpha-tocopherol transfer protein-like, with protein sequence MTLVQPSPEMQIHIRKVLNEDVDRRQSDLEHIKEWLLKQPHLPDTWDDSRIMTFLRGCKFSLEKTKRKLDMYFTMRTACPEFFSNRDITRPELQHITTLGHLPPLPGLTPDGKRIIVMRGKDKDIDTPPLSDVCKIVLMIGDIRLAAEETGVAGDVYILDASIASASHFSKVSPSFAKKFLVCVQEAYPVKLKEVHVVNVSPLVDTIVQFVKPFLKEKIRNRIHLHSSLSTLHEMIPKEILPEEYGGTAGKLQDFHDAWMKKLEEYGPWFKAQEDIKADESKRPGKPTNYDDLFGIDGSFRQLTID
- the LOC136419400 gene encoding uncharacterized protein, giving the protein MMLLCYRVLVSLLFSPALEVFATQCDLAKTFRTPKDLSKINFDHLEIVERNNFQSSEVATSTEPSVISKEPKLNSANAQVLIHFGGSQDDGSSHIMKIPPQCRNQHYDNNPQMDYFPPRFSGPPHYYHPYPQPVPFAFPNFYFWNDTPNGRYLPFQLREYFDRQPKCIQDFPGQRDQVFIGGRPLTKEDLVNPHARAASARNLRGSQIKGEVVKVNATRRAKAEESLKEEEKVRKRKEELRASHRNILESAKHQKKYHKKKHQIKDIKNTTDCAEFELIENILKKALRALTCDNSTAAVSTQERSNKCHDNNKINSSTSHDKKFLKDMDDLITLIVEVSPEQPMTDPTSIPAPKLSNTNLDLGSSRGTNQIPNSSVLNFDFPQEKVLTQSLSKTNNWVVSPYHGTLAHYFIPEPNVVMSNPLVEAAPLVKLMKVVSKLEVLPGGAEGFIPIMEEGIQCAKCGRRNGGGNFCINCGFPIQRILVN